A segment of the Streptomyces pactum genome:
CGACACGCCGTCCGCGCGCCCTTCTGCCGGGACAAGCGCTCCAATCGTGGCTCTCCAGGGGTCCCTACAGGTGGGTCAGGCCTCCGTGAGGGTCACGTTCTGGGCGTGGATCGCGTGGAAGGCGGGGAGCGGCAGGCCGCCGATGGGCCGCAGTTCCATCAGGGTCGCCTCCACGCGGGCCGCGCCGGGCTTCAGGTCGTTCGCGGAGGACTTGCCCGTGTTGACCCAGCGGTGCTCCAGGCCGTCGCAGACCGCCCAGGTGCCGCCGATCCCGTACTCGACGGACGAGTCGCCCTGGCTCACGGAGGAGCTGACGAAGACGGCGCCGACTGCGGCGGTGCACCGGTAGGTGCCGGAGAGGGTGACGGTGCCGTCCGCGGCGAGGCGGCCGGTCGAGTCGACCGTCACCGACTCCGTGATGTGGCGGGCGTCGTGGGGGGCAGCCGAGGCGGCGGGGGCGGACAGCAGGAGCAGGGCGGCGCCGGCGGCGGCTGCGGCTGCGGCTTTGACCGCGGCTGTGGCTGTGACTCTGGTGCGGGTCGCGGAGCGTACGGGCATGGGGGCCTCCCGGTCGGTCGGAATGGGGGTTCCACTGGTACCGGACGGAGGGGCCGGCGGCGGTGACCGTCACCCCTTCGGTGGCGAGTCCGCCTCGGCCGTCGTGGAACCGTCGCCGGGTTGTCCGGGTGTTGTCACGCTTGCCGCCCGGGCCTTGGCGATGACTTCCCGCCGGGCGCACGGTCGGTACATGCGACGGTCCCGACGACGGGACGGCCTCCCGACGTGGAGGTGCGCCATGTGTGCCCACCGGCCTTCCTGCCCCGCAGCCGGCTCGCCCGCCGCGCGGGTCGTGACCGTGCACGTCGTCGCCGCCCACCCCGAGCAGGGGTGGCACCTGCTGTGCGACGGCACGATCGTCTTCGACGACACCGGCGAGCTGCGGCCCGACGGCCGTGTCGTCGCGCCGCACCGGGTGCCCGCGGGGCGCCTGGCGATCGCGGTCTGACCGCCCGCCGGGCGGCGCTCAGCGCTTCTCGGCGATGAACTCCCGCAGCAGGGAGGCGAGCAGCTCCGGCTGGTCCTCGGCGATCAGTGTCCGGGTGTCCTCGACCTCCACCAGCCGCCCCTGCGGCAGGAGTTCGGCCAGGCGGCGGCCGTGGGCGCGGGGCATCATCAGGTCCTCGGTCGCCCAGACGACGAGCGCGGGCCGGTCGAACCCGCGCAACCCCTCGGCGGCCTCGAGCAGTTCACCGCGGCGGACGTGCGTACCGTAGTGCCTGAAGTCGCGCCGGATAGCCGGGTCGGTACGCAGCGGGCGCAGCCAGCCGTCCACGACCGCGTCCGGCACGGGCCGCTTGGTGAGCGCGCCGATGCCGACGGGCAGGCGGCGCAGCGGTTTCAACCCCAGGGTGCGGACCAGCAGGGACACGCCGCCGGGCACCCGGCAGGCGGCGCCGATCATCTTGCCGGGCAGGCCCGGCGGGTAGTTGTCGAAGGCCTCGCACGCGACGAGCGCCAGCCGCGCGAGGCGCTCGGGGTGCCTGGCCGCCACCGTCTGGGCCCGTCCGCAGTCGCTTTCGACCAGGGTGACGTCGGTCAGGTCCAGGCGGTCGAGGAACTCCGCGATCAGTTCGTTGACCAGGTCCGGCGTGGGCGGCCGGGACATGGGCCGGCGGTGGGCGCCGTAGGGCAGGGTCGGCGCGATCACCCGGTGGTCGGTGCGCAGGTCGGCGAGGACCTTGCGCCAGACGGTCGCGTCGTGCACGAGGCCGTGGAGGAGGACGACGATCGGGCCGTCGCCGCCGGTGTCGTCGTACTCGACGGTTCCCGCGGTCAGTTGGATGTCCGGCATGGCGGAACTCTAGGGCGAGCACGGGACGTACGGCAGGAGGGACCGCAGCGCCGGCGGCACGGCGGCAGGGCTTGCGGCGCGGCAGGGCTTGCGGCGCGGCAGGGCTTGCGGCGCGGCAGGGCTTGCGGCAGTGCGGCTATGGCAGTACGGCGAATCCGTCGAGTTCCACCAGGGCCCGTTCGTCCCACAGGCGTACGACCTCCACGACCGCCATCGCCGGATAGTCGCGGCCGGCCAGCTCGCGCCAGGTGCGGCCGAGTTCGGCGGCGTGGGTGCGGTAGGCGGCGACGTCCGTGGCGTAGACGGTGACGCGGGCGAGGTCGGCGGGGGTGCCGCCGGCGGCGCGCAGGGCGGTCAGGAGGTTGGTGAGGGCCGTCTGGAACTGGGCGGGGAGGGTGTCGCCGGTGACCTCGCCGTCGGTGTCGAGGGCGGTCTGGCCGGCCAGGAACACGACGCGGGTGCCGGTGGCGACGACGGCGTGGGAGAAGCCGGTGGGCGGGGAGAGTTCGGGCGGGTTCACCCGTTCGGCGGTCATGCGCCGGCCTCCTCGGTAGTCGCGTCCAGGGTTCGGTACAGCTCCTTGGCGATGATGCCGCGTTGCACCTCGCTCGCGCCCTCGTAGACGCGGGGGGCGCGCACCTCGCGGTAGAGGTGTTCGAGCAGGTGGCCGCGGCGCAGTGCGCGGGCGCCGTGCAGTTGGACGGCCTTGTCGACGACGTACTGGGCGGTCTCGGTGGCGAGGAGCTTCGCCATCGCGGCGCGTCGCGGGACGTCCGGCGCGCTGTCGTCGTACGCCGTCGCCGCCGCGTACACCATGAGGCGGGCCGCCTCGGTGCGCAGGGCCATCTCGGCGACCTGGTGGGAGACGGTCTGGAGGTCGCGCAGTCGGCCGCCGAAGGCACCACGGTCGGTGGTGTGCGCCAGGGCGGCGTCCAGGGCGGCCTGCGCCATGCCGACGGCGAAGGCGCCGACGCTGGGGCGGAACAGGTTGAGGGTGTCCATGGCGACCCGGAAGCCGCGGTCCGGCTCGCCGAGCACGTCGTCCTCGGTGACCGGCACGGCGTCGAAGGCGAGGGCGCCGATGGGGTGCGGGGAGAGCATGTCGAGGTGGGTGCCGGTGAGGCCGGGACGGTCGGCGGGGACGAGGAAGGCGGTGACGCCGCGGGCACCGGCGCCAGGGGTGGTGCGGGCGAAGACGGTGTAGAAGTCGGCCTCGGGGGCGTTGGAGATCCAGCACTTCTCACCGGTGAGCCGCCAGCCGGAGCGGCCGTCGCGGTCGGCGGCCACGGGGATCGGGGCAGGGCCGCGGCCGCCCCGCGTGCGCGCCTCCCCGGGGGGTGATCCGGCGACGGTCCACGCCGCGTCCGCCGCCGACGCGCCCGCCTCCGCACCGGACCCCGCATCGCCCCGCCCGGCGGGCCGCCCGGCGTCCGGGACCGGCGGATCCACCTCCGCGCGGTGGCCGGCGGCGGCGCGCGTGGTGTCGTCCGGGGAGGGCGGGCGTTGCCGGCCGGGGGACCCGGTGGCGGGTCGTCCCGGGCCTGAACGCCCCGCGTCCGGTTCCGCCCTGAGCCTCAGCGCCGCCGCGTCCGAGCCGGCGTCGGGCTCGCTGAGGGCGAAGGCGGCCACCGCGCTGCCGTCGCTCACGCGGGGCAGCCAGCGGGCGCGCTGGGCCTCGGTGCCGTGGGCGTGCACCGGGTGGGCGCCGAGGCCCTGGAGGGCGAGGGCGGTCTCGGCCTCGGTGCAGGCGTGGGCGAGGGACTCGCGCATCAGGCACAGGTCGAGCGCGCCCGAGGTGAACAGGCGGGGCAGCAGGCCGAGGGTGCCGAGTTCGGTGAGCAGGGCGCGGTTCACGCGGCCCGGTTCGCCCTTCTCGGCCAGCGGGCGCAGCCGTCCGGCGGCCAGGGCGCGCAGCTCCGCGCACCAAGCGAGTTGTGACGGTTCGAGCGAGAATGCGGTCATCGCCGGTCCCTTCCCCTGCTCCCCCGCCCACTGGGCCACGCCCGAGGTTATCGCGCACCGTTGACTGTCGTCACCAACACGATACGCTCCTTGCGCGAGCCCACCACGACAAAGGGGGCGAACCGCCATGGCAGATCCGCACCGCGCAGATCCGCACCGCTCGGCCCACGTCGACACCTTCGCGCGCGAGCACCTGCCGCCCCCGGACCAGTGGCCCGAGCTCCTCTTCGACCTGCCGCAACTGCGCTACCCCGAGCGGCTGAACTGCGCCGCCGAGCTGCTCGCCGGCCCGCCCGACGACCGCCCGGTCTTCCGCACCGCGTCCGGTGACCGCTGGACCTACGGCGGGCTGCGGGACCGCGTCGACCGGCTCGCCCACCTCCTCACCGGCGACCTCGGTGTGGTCCCGGGCAACCGGGTGCTGCTGCGCGGCCCCACCACCCCGTGGCTGGCCGCCTGCTGGCTGGCGGTGCTGAAGGCGGGCGCGGTGGCGGTGACCGTGCTGGCCCAGCAGCGCCCGCACGAACTGCGCGTCATCTGCGAGATCGCCCGGGTGGGGCACGCCCTGTGCGACGTCCGGGCCGTCGACGACCTCGCCGAGGCGGAGGTCCCCGGGCTGCGGATCACCACCTACGGCGGGGACGCGGCCGGCGACCTGCTCACCCGTACGCAGGCCGGCACCGCGCCGGACCGGCCGTACCAGGCCGTGGACACCGCGGCCGACGACGTGGCGCTGATCGCCTTCACCTCGGGGACCACCGGGCGGCCCAAGGGCTGCATGCACTTCCACCGCGACGTGCTGGCGATCGCCGACACCTTCTCCGAGCACGTGCTCAAGCCGCGCCCCGACGACCTCTTCGCGGGCAGCCCCCCGCTCGGTTTCACCTTCGGGCTCGGCGGGCTGGTGGTCTTCCCGATGCGGGCCGGGGCGAGCGCGCTGCTCCTCGAACAGGCGGGCCCGAGGCAGCTCTTGCCCGCGGTCGCCGAGCACCGGGTGTCGGTGCTGTTCACCGCGCCGACGGCGTACCGCGCGATGCTCGACGAGCTGGACGCGTACGACGTGACGTGTCTGCGCCGCTGCGTCTCGGCGGGCGAGAACCTGCCCGCGGCCACCTGGCAAGCCTGGCACGAGCGCACCGGACTGCGCCTCATCAACGGCATCGGCGCGACCGAGCTGCTGCACATCTTCGTCTCCGCGGCCGACGACGACATCAGGCCCGGCACGACCGGCGTCCCGGTGCCGGGATGGCACGCGCGCGTACAGGACGGGAAGGGCGAGCCGGTGGCCGACGGGGAGCCCGGGCTGCTGGCGGTGCGCGGGCCGGTGGGCTGCCGGTACCTCGCCGATCCGCGGCAGCGGGAGTACGTGCGCGGCGGCTGGAACATCACCGGCGACACCTACGTCCGCGAGCCCGACGGCTACTTCCGCTACGTGGCCCGCGCCGACGACATGATCATCTCCGCCGGGTACAACATCGCCGGGCCGGAGGTGGAGGACGCGCTGCTGCGCCATCCGGACGTGGTGGAGGCGGCCGTGGTGGGCCGGCCCGACGCGCACCGCGGACAGGTCGTGGTGGCCCACGCCGTACTGAAGGAGGGCGCCGAGCGGGACGCCGACGCGTTGCGCGCGTTCCTCCGGTCCGAGCTGGCGCCGTACAAGTGCCCGCGCGAGATCGTCTTCCTGGACGCGCTGCCGCGCACGGCGACCGGCAAGCTGCAGCGCTACCGGCTCCTGGCCCCGCACCATCCCGATGCCGATCCCGATCCCCGGGGCGACCAGGCGTGATGACGACAACCTAAGATGATCAACGTGTCCGACCAGCACGCGCAGCACGCCCCGAGATCCCTGATCGTCACGCTCTACGGCGCGTACGGCCGTTTCGCGCCGGGCCCGGTGCCCGTCGCCGAGCTGATCCGGCTGCTGGCCGCGGTCGGGGTGGACGCCCCCTCCGTACGCTCGTCGGTGTCCCGGCTGAAGCGGCGCGGGCTGCTCCTGCCCGCACGCACGGCCGAGGGCGCGGCCGGTTACGAACTGTCCGACGAGGCGAGGCAGTTGCTGGAGGACGGCGATCGGCGCATCTACGCCACGACGCCCTACGCGGACGAGGGCTGGGTGCTCGCCGTGTTCTCCGTGCCCGAGTCGGAGCGGCAGAAGCGGCACGTGCTGCGCTCCCGCCTGGCCGGTCTCGGCTTCGGCAGCGCGGCCCCCGGTGTGTGGATCGCCCCGGCCCGTCTGTACGAGGAGACCCGGCACGCGCTGGGCCGCCTGGGCCTGGACACCTACGTGGACTTCTTCCGGGGTGAGCACCTGGGCTTCACGCCGACCGCCGAGGCGGCGGCCCGCTGGTGGGACCTGACCGCGATCGCCAAGGAGCACGAGGCGTTCCTCGACCGCCACGCGCGCGTGCTGCACGACTGGGAGCGCCGGGCCGACACCCCGCCCGAGGAGGCGTACCGCGACTATCTCCTCGCCCTGGACTCCTGGCGTCACCTGCCCTACACCGACCCGGGGCTGCCCGACCGCCTGCTGCCCGAGGACTGGCCGGGCACCCGCTCGGCGGCCGTCTTCCGGGCCCTGCACGAGCGGCTGCGCGACGCGGGCGCGGTCTACGCGACGCCCGGGGCACCCACGGACCGCCCAGACCCGTGACTCGCGTCACACTTCTCCGGGATCAGGGAACCCTCAGGCTTCTCAGACCCTCTGCTCAGGTTTCTCACCTACCGTGCGGACGCATGAGTCTCGCGCGCAACTTGAACCGGGCCCTCACCGTCACCACCGGCCTCCAGGTACGGAGAGCCCCCCAGGCAGCTAAGGACGCGAAGGGGAAGAGGGCCGCCCCGCCGCCGGAGCCCGCGGAGCGGCCGGCTGCCACGTACCGGTGTCCGTCGGCCGAGGAGCTGGCGACCGACCGGCTGCTGCGGCAGCCCGTCTTCATCATCTCGTCCATCCGCTCCGGTTCCACCCTGCTGCGCATGATGCTCGGCGCCCACCCGCGGCTGCACGCCCCGCACGAGCTGCACATCGGCCGCTTGGAGGTCACCTGCACCAACTGGTTCTCCGAGCGCGCGATGGGCGTCCTCGGCCTGGAGCGCGGTGATCTGGAGCATCTGCTGTGGGACCGCGTCCTGCACCGTGAACTGGTCAGGTCGGGCAAGGACTTCGTGGTCGAGAAGACTCCGGCCAACGCGTACATGTACCGACGCCTCAAGGACTGCTGGCCCGACGCCCGCTTCGTCTTCCTGCTGCGCCACCCGGAGTCGATCGCCCGTTCCTGGCACGAGAGCGATCCCGTCAAGCGGCCGTACGACAAGGCCGTCACCGACGTCCTGCGCTATATGACGGCCGTCGAGGAGGCCCGCGCGGCCGACGCCGAGGGATTCACCGTGCGCTATGAGGACGTCACCGCCGACCCCGAGCGGGAGATGCGCCGCCTGTGCGCGTTCCTCGGTGTCGACTACGCGCCGGCGATGCTGAACTACGGCAGGAAGAGTGGCCGTGAGCTGGTCCGCGGGCTCGGCGACTGGCGGGAGAACATCCGCACCGGCACCGTGCAGCCGGGGCGCGCGCTGCCGAAGGAGGACGAGGTCCCCGAGCGGTTGCGCGGGATCTGCGCGGCCTGGGGCTACACGTCCTGACGCGGGCCGCGCAGCGTGAGCCTCGGCTTGGGGGCATCGGTGCGTCCGGTCACCGGCCGGCGGCTGCCCGCCCGGTACGGTGCGGGCCACACGGCCCCCGGCCCCTCGTAGCCCTGCTCGGCGGCCGCGTGCAGCGTCCAGTGCGGGTCGTAGAGGTGGGGGCGGGCGAGTGCGCACAGGTCGGTGCGGCCCGCCAGGATCAGCGAGTTCACGTCGTCCCAGGAGGAGATCGCGCCCACGGCGATCACCGGGACGCCCGCCTCGTGCCGGACGCGGTCCGCGTACGGCGTCTGGTACGACCGCCCGAATCGAGGGCGCTCATCCGCCACGACCTGCCCCGTGGACACGTCGAGGGCGTCGGCGCCGTGCGCCGCGAAGGCGCGGGCGATCGCCACGGCCTCCTCGGGGCTCGTGCCGCCCTCGGCCCAGTCCGTGGCGGACACGCGTACGGTCATGGGCCGGTCCTCGGGCCACACGGCGCGTACGGCGTCGAAGACCTCCAGCGGGAAGCGGAGCCGCTTCTGCGGTGAGCCGCCGTAGGCGTCGGTGCGGTGGTTCGTGAGCGGGGACAGGAAGCCGGAGAGCAGGTACCCGTGGGCGCAGTGCAGTTCGAGCAGGTCGAAACCGGCCCGGGCGGCCCGGGCGGCGGCGGCCGTGAACTGCTCCCGGACGTCCGTGAGCTGCGCCCGGGACAGGGCGCGCGGGGTCTGGCCACCCGGCTTGTAGGGCAGTGCGGAGGCGGCGACGAGGGGCCAGTTGCCGTCGGGGAGCGGTTCGTCCATGCCCTCCCACATCAGCCGCGTCGAGCCCTTGCGTCCGCTGTGCCCGAGCTGCACGCCGATCGCGGTGCCGGGCGCCCGCGCGTGCACGAAGTCCGTGATCCGCTTCCACGCCTCGCCCTGCCGGCCGGTGTAGAGACCCGCGCAGCCGGGGGTGATGCGGCCCTGCTCGCTGACGCACACCATCTCGGTCATGACCAGTCCGGCGCCGCCGAGGGCCCTGGCCCCCAGGTGGACCAGGTGGAAGTCGCCGGGCACGCCGTCGGTGGCCGAGTACATGTCCATCGGGGAGACGACGACGCGGTTGCGCAGGGTCAGGCCGCGCAGCCGGAACGGGGTGAACATCGGGGGTGTGCCGGGCGGGCAGCCGAACTCGCGCTCGACGGAGCCGGTGAAACGGGCGTCGCGCAGCCGCAGGTTCTCGTGGGTGACGCGGCGGCTCCGGGTGAGCAGGTTGAAGGCGAACTGGCGGGGCGGCTGGTCCAGGTACCGGGAGAGGTCCTCGAACCACTCCAGGCTGGCCCGGGCCGCCCGCTGCGTGGAGGCGACGACGGGCCGCCGCTCCTCCTCGTAGGCGGTGAGCGCCTGCGTGAGGGTGGGCTGTTCCTCCAGGCAGGCGGCGAGCGCGAGGGCGTCCTCCACGGCCAGCTTGGTGCCGGAGCCGATGGAGAAGTGGGCGGTGTGGGCGGCGTCGCCGACGAGGACGGTGTTGCCGTGCGACCAGCGTTCGTTGACCACGGTGCGGAACGTGGTCCACGTCGACTTGTCGGGCCTCAGCGGCCGGCCGCCGAGGGCGTCCGCGAAGATCTTGGCGCAGCGGTCGACGGACTCTCCTTCGTCCATGTCGTCGAAGCCGGCCGCCCGCCAGACCTCCTCGCGCATCTCCACGATGACGGTCGACGCGGACCGGCCCTGCGGCCCGGCGGACCTGCTCGCGGAAACGTGGCCGGGTGACGGGCGGGAGTACGGGTAGCCGTGGAGCTGCATCACGCCGTGCTCGGTCTCGGCGATCTCGAAGCGGAAGGCGTCGAGGGCGAAGTCGGCGGCCAGCCAGATGTAGCGGCACCGGTGGCCGGTGAGGGTGGGCCGGAACGCGTCGCGGTAGGCCTCGCGGGTGGTGCTGTGCACTCCGTCGGCGGCGACGACGAGGTCGTGCGTCTCCGCCAGCAGGACCGGGTCCGGTGCCTCGGTGCGAAAGCGCAGCTCGACGCCGAGGGCGTGGCAGCGCTCGTGCAGGATCTCCAGGAGGCGGTGTCGGCCGAGAGCCGCGAAGCCGTGCCCTTGGGAGGTGTGGCGGGTGCCCCGGTGCACGATCGCGATGTCGTCCCAGCGGACGAAGTCCTTCTTGAGCGCCGCGTAGACGACCGCGTCGGCGTGTTCGATGCCGCCCAGGGTTTCGTCGGACAGGACGACCCCGAAGCCGAAGGTGTCGTCGGGGGCGTTGCGTTCCCAGACGGTGACCTGACGGTGGGGGTCGAGGCGTTTGAGGAGGACGGCGGCGTAGAGGCCGCCGGGGCCGCCGCCGACGACCGCCACACGCAGGGGGCGGTCTGTCTCGTGCGGCGACCGCGGGTGGTCCGTGGCCGGCCGCGCCCCGCGACCGGCACTGCCCCGCGTCCCTTTCGCCGGCACGGTCACCGCCCCCGCCATTTCGGCGGGCGCTTCTGCGTGAAGGCCGTGTGGAACTCGGCGTAGTCCTCGCCGTTCATCAGGAGGGCCTGGGTGGCGGCGTCCAGCTCCACCGCCGCCGCGAGCGGCATGTCCAGTTCGGCGGTGAGGAGGGCTTTGGTCTGGGCGTACGCCAGGGCTGGGCCGTCGGCCAGGCGGCGGGCGAGGGACCGGGCGGCCTCCTCGGCCCGGCCCTCGTCGGTCAGCTCGCTGATCAGGCCGATCCGCTCGGCCTCGGGCGCCCGCACCGGTTCGCCGAGCATCAGCAGCCGGGTGGCGTGGCCGAGTCCGACGACGCGGGGCAGCAGGTAGGCGGCGCCCATGTCGCCGCCGGACAGGCCGACGCGGGTGAAGAGGAAGGCGAAGCGGGCGGTCGGGTCGGCGACCCGGAAGTCGGCGGCCAGCGCGAGGACCGCGCCCGCGCCCGCCGCGACGCCGTGCAGCGCGGCGATCACCGGGAACGGGCACTCCCTGACGGCCCGCACCACCTGGCCCGTCATGCGGTTGAAGTCCAGCAACTGGGCGGTGTCCATGGACAGGGTCGCGCCGATGATCTCTTCGACGTCGCCCCCGGAGCAGAAGCCGCGTCCCTCGCCGGCCAGCACCAGAGCCCGTACGGACCTCGACCGGGACAGCTCGGCGAGGAGGTCGCGCAGGTCGGCGTAGGCCTCGAAGGTGAGGGCGTTGAGCTTGTCGGGCCGGGCGAGGGTGACGGTGGCGACGCCGTCGGTGAGATCGACGCGCAGGTGCCGCCAGTCGGGGGTGGGGGCGGCGGAGCCGGTGAAGGGACTCATGACGGGCGGCCTCCTAGGGCGGGCACGGCCTCACTGAGCGCTACGTCTCGCTACGTCTCGAAGCTATCACTCATCCGTGACCGTCGTCACGAGTGCGCGATACCCTGGTCCGTCGGAAGTCACCGGACGTCGATAACGCGGTAACAGCGCGAGCACCCGGGCGAGGTGCGGCGTTCACCTGGGTAGGCCGCCCCGTACCGGGGCCGAAGGTCCCGGGAGGTGCCCGTCGAACGCCTCTGCCGGGTGGCGCCGTACCATTCATAAGGTTGAAAGCAGGACAGGACGACAGCCTGCTCCGGAACGGACTCGCCGTGCACGATCATCCCCAAGCTCCCGCCTCCTGGCGCATCGCGCTGCCGCACTCCGCCGCGGCCGTGCCGGTCGCCCGTGCCCTGGTCCGTACGGCGCTGGCCGAGCTGGAGCACACGGCGGACGGCGACACCGCGGAGCTGCTCACGGCGGAGCTGGTCGCCAACGCCGTCGAGCACACCTCGGGCGGGTCGCCGATCGAGCTGGTGGTGGAGCTGATGCCGACCGGCTGCCAGGTCGAGGTGCACGACCCGGACCCGGCGCCGCCCGGTGACCTCACCCGGCCCGGTGTGGAGCCGCCCGACCCCTGGCAGGAGCACGGGCGAGGTCTGCTGCTGATCCGCGCCCTGAGCTCGTCCTGCGGTCACCGGCCCAACGGGGCGGGCAAGGCGGTCTGGTTCAGGCTCCCCGCGGTACCCGCTCAGCGTCGCCCTCCGGCGTGACCTCCGCGCCGGCCCGGGCGAGGCGGGAGTGCCGGCGCCCGTAGGCCGCGTACACCAGCAGGCCCACGACGAGGAACACCGCGAACTGGAGCCAGGTCGCCGCACCCGTCTCGTAGATCAGGTACAGGCAGAAACCGACCCCGAGCAGCGGCGTCACCGGGTAGAGCGGCACCCGGAAGGTGCGGGCGAGGCCCGGCTCGCGGCGGCGCAGCGTGATCACCGAGACGTTCACGGCGGCCATGGTGGCCAGCGTGCCGATGGTGCACAGGTTGACCACCGCGTCCAGCGGGGCGAAGGCCGCCGGGAGGGCGAAGACCACGCCGACGACGAGCGTGCCGGCGACGGGGGTCGCGGTGCGCGGCGAGACCTTCTCGAAGACGCGCGGGATCAGACCGTCGCGGGACATGGACATCAGGATGCGGGTCTGGCCGTACATCACGGCGAGCACCACCGAGGCGATGGCGACGACCGCGCCGAAGGCGACCACGCCGCCGCCGACCGTGGAGCCGGTGACCTCGTTCACGACGTACGACAGCGCGGCGGGCCGGTCGCCGACCGCGTCGCCGCCGACGGCACCGATCGCCGCGACGGCGACCGCGCAGTACAGCAGGGTGACCAGGCCGATGCAGACCAGGATCGCGATGGGGATGTCCCGGCGCGGGTTCTTGGCCTCCTCGCCGGCCGTGGTGATCGCGTCGAAGCCGATGTACGAGAAGAAGGCGGCCGTGGTGCCGGCGCCGATCCCGCCGAGGCCGGCCGGGGAGAACGGGCTGAGGTTGCCGTCCTCGAAGGCGAGGAAGCCGACGGCGCAGAAGGCGACCAGGACGGCCAGCTTGAGGACGGCCATCGCGGCCGTGGCCCGGGCGCTCTCCCGCACCCCGCGCACCAGCAGCACGCAGGCCAGGGCGATGACGATCACCGCGGGCAGGTTGACCGCGCCGCCGTCGCCGGGGCCCGCGGAGAGCGCGTGCGGCAACTGGACACCGAGGGCGCTGTCGAGCAGTTCGTTGACGTACTGGCTCCAGCCGACCGCGACCGCGGAGACGGACACGCCGTACTCCAGGAGCAGGCACCAGCCGACCAGGAAGGCGGTGCGCTCGCCGAGTCCGGCGTAGGCGAAGGAGTACGAGGAGCCGGAGACCGGGATCGCGCCGCCCAGCTCGGCGAAGGCGAACGCGGTGAAGACGCAGGTGACGGCGGCCAGCACGAAGGAGACGACGACGGCCGGGCCGGCCTCGGCGACCGAGTCGGACAGACCGACGAAGATGCCGGTGCCGACGATCGCGCCGACGCCGAAGCAGACGAGTTGGAACAGCCCCATCGTGCGCTTGAGGCCGTGGCC
Coding sequences within it:
- a CDS encoding DUF6299 family protein → MPVRSATRTRVTATAAVKAAAAAAAGAALLLLSAPAASAAPHDARHITESVTVDSTGRLAADGTVTLSGTYRCTAAVGAVFVSSSVSQGDSSVEYGIGGTWAVCDGLEHRWVNTGKSSANDLKPGAARVEATLMELRPIGGLPLPAFHAIHAQNVTLTEA
- a CDS encoding DUF5999 family protein, yielding MCAHRPSCPAAGSPAARVVTVHVVAAHPEQGWHLLCDGTIVFDDTGELRPDGRVVAPHRVPAGRLAIAV
- a CDS encoding alpha/beta fold hydrolase; this translates as MPDIQLTAGTVEYDDTGGDGPIVVLLHGLVHDATVWRKVLADLRTDHRVIAPTLPYGAHRRPMSRPPTPDLVNELIAEFLDRLDLTDVTLVESDCGRAQTVAARHPERLARLALVACEAFDNYPPGLPGKMIGAACRVPGGVSLLVRTLGLKPLRRLPVGIGALTKRPVPDAVVDGWLRPLRTDPAIRRDFRHYGTHVRRGELLEAAEGLRGFDRPALVVWATEDLMMPRAHGRRLAELLPQGRLVEVEDTRTLIAEDQPELLASLLREFIAEKR
- a CDS encoding RidA family protein, which gives rise to MTAERVNPPELSPPTGFSHAVVATGTRVVFLAGQTALDTDGEVTGDTLPAQFQTALTNLLTALRAAGGTPADLARVTVYATDVAAYRTHAAELGRTWRELAGRDYPAMAVVEVVRLWDERALVELDGFAVLP
- a CDS encoding acyl-CoA dehydrogenase family protein translates to MTAFSLEPSQLAWCAELRALAAGRLRPLAEKGEPGRVNRALLTELGTLGLLPRLFTSGALDLCLMRESLAHACTEAETALALQGLGAHPVHAHGTEAQRARWLPRVSDGSAVAAFALSEPDAGSDAAALRLRAEPDAGRSGPGRPATGSPGRQRPPSPDDTTRAAAGHRAEVDPPVPDAGRPAGRGDAGSGAEAGASAADAAWTVAGSPPGEARTRGGRGPAPIPVAADRDGRSGWRLTGEKCWISNAPEADFYTVFARTTPGAGARGVTAFLVPADRPGLTGTHLDMLSPHPIGALAFDAVPVTEDDVLGEPDRGFRVAMDTLNLFRPSVGAFAVGMAQAALDAALAHTTDRGAFGGRLRDLQTVSHQVAEMALRTEAARLMVYAAATAYDDSAPDVPRRAAMAKLLATETAQYVVDKAVQLHGARALRRGHLLEHLYREVRAPRVYEGASEVQRGIIAKELYRTLDATTEEAGA
- a CDS encoding AMP-binding protein, which produces MSSPTRYAPCASPPRQRGRTAMADPHRADPHRSAHVDTFAREHLPPPDQWPELLFDLPQLRYPERLNCAAELLAGPPDDRPVFRTASGDRWTYGGLRDRVDRLAHLLTGDLGVVPGNRVLLRGPTTPWLAACWLAVLKAGAVAVTVLAQQRPHELRVICEIARVGHALCDVRAVDDLAEAEVPGLRITTYGGDAAGDLLTRTQAGTAPDRPYQAVDTAADDVALIAFTSGTTGRPKGCMHFHRDVLAIADTFSEHVLKPRPDDLFAGSPPLGFTFGLGGLVVFPMRAGASALLLEQAGPRQLLPAVAEHRVSVLFTAPTAYRAMLDELDAYDVTCLRRCVSAGENLPAATWQAWHERTGLRLINGIGATELLHIFVSAADDDIRPGTTGVPVPGWHARVQDGKGEPVADGEPGLLAVRGPVGCRYLADPRQREYVRGGWNITGDTYVREPDGYFRYVARADDMIISAGYNIAGPEVEDALLRHPDVVEAAVVGRPDAHRGQVVVAHAVLKEGAERDADALRAFLRSELAPYKCPREIVFLDALPRTATGKLQRYRLLAPHHPDADPDPRGDQA
- a CDS encoding PaaX family transcriptional regulator encodes the protein MINVSDQHAQHAPRSLIVTLYGAYGRFAPGPVPVAELIRLLAAVGVDAPSVRSSVSRLKRRGLLLPARTAEGAAGYELSDEARQLLEDGDRRIYATTPYADEGWVLAVFSVPESERQKRHVLRSRLAGLGFGSAAPGVWIAPARLYEETRHALGRLGLDTYVDFFRGEHLGFTPTAEAAARWWDLTAIAKEHEAFLDRHARVLHDWERRADTPPEEAYRDYLLALDSWRHLPYTDPGLPDRLLPEDWPGTRSAAVFRALHERLRDAGAVYATPGAPTDRPDP
- a CDS encoding sulfotransferase family protein codes for the protein MSLARNLNRALTVTTGLQVRRAPQAAKDAKGKRAAPPPEPAERPAATYRCPSAEELATDRLLRQPVFIISSIRSGSTLLRMMLGAHPRLHAPHELHIGRLEVTCTNWFSERAMGVLGLERGDLEHLLWDRVLHRELVRSGKDFVVEKTPANAYMYRRLKDCWPDARFVFLLRHPESIARSWHESDPVKRPYDKAVTDVLRYMTAVEEARAADAEGFTVRYEDVTADPEREMRRLCAFLGVDYAPAMLNYGRKSGRELVRGLGDWRENIRTGTVQPGRALPKEDEVPERLRGICAAWGYTS